Within the Pseudomonas orientalis genome, the region GTGCAGGAATGCAAAGCCAATGGCTGGACCTTGATCACCTCACGCACGCCGGACGATTTGCCAGCGTTCAATGAGGCGATCGCCCAGGCTGTCGCGGGCTGATCATTGCAAAGCAATAAAAAAGGCGCCCCATGGGGCGCCTTTTTCCTGGCTGAACGCTCAGTGTTTACGCTGTTGCGCCACGCTTGGGCCCGAACATCGCCCACGCGATCAGCCCCAACAGTGGCACGAAGATCAGCACCACCACCCACAACCCCTTGGTCTCCCAGCCGCCGGTGCTGCGCAATACGATATTGATTGCCCACAGTTCCAGCAGCAGCAGAACCACCGCCAGTACGATCCAGATAGTTTCGATTTGCATGCTTCACCTCCTGAAGTCTAAGGGTTAGGTCAAGCAAATGCGCCAAGGGTTCCATCCGATTGTTCAGCATCTCACGCCAACAGCGGCGACGGTTGTGCTTTGTGCAATCCCGGCAAGGCCCGATCATGCAAGCTGCACGACAACGAACCGGCATTAAAACTGCAACACCATGATTTTGAAGATAAATTTTCAGACGAAACAGTTGGTACGCATGATGCAGAGTACCTACTCACGAGGCGTGCGTTTCGACATGCCCGACGACTACCCGTGAGGTTCCACATGAATGCCATCGACCTTCTCAAAGCCGACCACGAACGTGTCAAGACCCTGCTGACCCAACTGAGCGAATCCACCGAACGCGGGGTGAAAAAACGCACCGACTTGCTGGCCAAGCTGGAGATGGAAATCACCCTGCACACCAGGCTGGAAGAAGAAATTCTCTACCCTGCCTTCAGAAAAGCCGGCGGCAAGGAACAGGACATCATGTACCACGAGGCCAAGGAAGAGCACCGCACCGTGGATTCACTGGTGCTGCCCGACCTGAAGCAGACCGACCCTGCCTCCACCGAGTTTTCCGGTCGAGTGAAGGTGGTGAAGGAGCTGCTGGAACACCACATCGAAGAAGAAGAAACCGAGATGTTTCCCCAGGCGAAGAAACTCCTGGGCAAGGCGATGCTCGACGACCTGGGCGCAGAGATGGAAGCGATGAAAGCGGCTCATAAAAAAGCCATGACGAGCAAGCCAATGGCCGCGTAAGGCCTATAGATCACCTCGGTCATTGCTTTGATTACCCGCGACAGGGCCTGTTTACAGGCCCTGTCGCGTTATCCATCTCAACGTTTCACGGCACCGGCAACCACCCACTGAACGCGCCTCGTTCACTCAAGGCGCACCAGGCGAAGTCCCAGGTGGATACAGGTAATACTTGCCGCTCTGCGGCGCTCGGTTTGTCGACTTTCCAATCGAACAAGTTACCACCACGCCAGCTCAGAACGATCCCCAGCGCCTGGCTGTCGTCCGTGAGAATCCAGCGCGCGGCGGCGGCAGTCATGAAGGCGTCAATAAAATCGGCGTCGACCTGAGCGCGGTAGGGTGAACTCAGCAGCCAGCGGCACAGGTTCAAATGATAAGTCCAATCCAGGGGTAGCTGGTGGCGATAGGCCCAGGTCATGAAACTGCGGAACAGGTTCAAGCCCTCCGGTGGATCAAGCTTGAGCAATGCCGGGCACACATCGAAAACGGTGTGCCAGTGGGGTAGCAAGCGTGCATCCAGATGCACGAAACAGCGCGCATTACTCGGGTAGTCAGGCAACGCCGGTTCCGCACGCGAACGCCCGGCGGCCTTGCTGACCAAGCGACGGGCGCGCGCTGGCAACTGATGGTTCATGGAACGCACTCACAGTCGTGACGATAGAATGCCTCCCGGTTACAGGAGGCCCAGGACACACGTCAGACGGTGGGGGAAGCGCGGGGATTGGCCGATGGCCAGGTATAACGCGGCGGTGCCTTATTGCGCCGCTCATGGGCAGGACGCGGGCGTTGCTTGAGGCTCAGCAACCACGCCAGGCCGATCAGAAATACGACGGCGACCGTAACGGCGCTGCACATCGGGCAGGCAAAGTAGTTCGAGATGTTGCTGGTAGACGGGTCAGCCAACCCTTTGTCGGAAATTGCCGGCTGGCCGCCGTCCACCGAACAGAACTGACCACCGATCCC harbors:
- a CDS encoding hemerythrin domain-containing protein, whose amino-acid sequence is MNAIDLLKADHERVKTLLTQLSESTERGVKKRTDLLAKLEMEITLHTRLEEEILYPAFRKAGGKEQDIMYHEAKEEHRTVDSLVLPDLKQTDPASTEFSGRVKVVKELLEHHIEEEETEMFPQAKKLLGKAMLDDLGAEMEAMKAAHKKAMTSKPMAA
- a CDS encoding putative natural product biosynthesis protein, giving the protein MNHQLPARARRLVSKAAGRSRAEPALPDYPSNARCFVHLDARLLPHWHTVFDVCPALLKLDPPEGLNLFRSFMTWAYRHQLPLDWTYHLNLCRWLLSSPYRAQVDADFIDAFMTAAAARWILTDDSQALGIVLSWRGGNLFDWKVDKPSAAERQVLPVSTWDFAWCALSERGAFSGWLPVP
- a CDS encoding DUF2946 domain-containing protein yields the protein MKSSCPDRALIAWALYFCVLVNLFVCGLGHGQMMGQQLNGIGGQFCSVDGGQPAISDKGLADPSTSNISNYFACPMCSAVTVAVVFLIGLAWLLSLKQRPRPAHERRNKAPPRYTWPSANPRASPTV